In a genomic window of Jaculus jaculus isolate mJacJac1 chromosome 8, mJacJac1.mat.Y.cur, whole genome shotgun sequence:
- the LOC101605181 gene encoding WAP four-disulfide core domain protein 12 isoform X5, protein MKSHRLLVLAGLLVLVNLVAGDGVEEASREKQGVCPADNARCSRMNPPQCQKDRDCVGVKKCCHYHCGLKCVMPVETLDEGALFPSS, encoded by the exons ATGAAGTCACACCGCCTGCTGGTCCTCGCCGGGCTCCTCGTCCTCGTGAATCTGGTAGCTGGAGACGGAGTCGAAGAGG CAtccagagagaagcagggagTTTGCCCGGCAGACAACGCGCGCTGCTCCAGGATGAATCCGCCTCAGTGTCAGAAAGACAGGGACTGTGTCGGGGTGAAGAAGTGCTGTCACTATCACTGTGGCCTCAAGTGTGTGATGCCCGTGGAGACACTGGACGAAG GTGCTCTTTTCCCATCCTCGTGA
- the LOC101605181 gene encoding WAP four-disulfide core domain protein 15A isoform X2, whose translation MRLGRPSLFAATILLCFHVTQPGIPSMVTPKRGLCPHFSLACPTLHPPLCWQDTECQGFDKCCFIDCQLRCVRPTKFYTKFLDLFFWTAVFHNSLAISKPSALPRATPSRSSTKAAPTLAPGHPAP comes from the exons atgcggcTGGGCCGGCCCTCGCTCTTCGCCGCGACCATCCTCCTCTGCTTCCACGTGACGCAGCCTGGAATCCCAAGCATGG TTACCCCCAAACGTGGGCTTTGTCCGCATTTTTCACTTGCCTGTCCTACACTCCATCCACCTTTGTGCTGGCAAGATACAGAATGCCAGGGGTTCGACAAGTGCTGCTTCATCGACTGCCAGCTGCGGTGCGTGAGACCCACGAAGTTTTACACCAAG TTTCTGGACTTGTTCTTCTGGACAGCGGTTTTTCACAACTCCCTTGCCATTAGCAAACCTTCAGCCCTGCCCAGAGCCACACCCAGCAGGAGCAGTACAAAGGCAGCCCCCACTTTGGCTCCTGGTCACCCCGCGCCATGA
- the LOC101605181 gene encoding WAP four-disulfide core domain protein 15A isoform X3, translating into MRLGRPSLFAATILLCFHVTQPGIPSMVTPKRGLCPHFSLACPTLHPPLCWQDTECQGFDKCCFIDCQLRCVRPTKFYTKALGGVHKVTHTQHRLRGEQ; encoded by the exons atgcggcTGGGCCGGCCCTCGCTCTTCGCCGCGACCATCCTCCTCTGCTTCCACGTGACGCAGCCTGGAATCCCAAGCATGG TTACCCCCAAACGTGGGCTTTGTCCGCATTTTTCACTTGCCTGTCCTACACTCCATCCACCTTTGTGCTGGCAAGATACAGAATGCCAGGGGTTCGACAAGTGCTGCTTCATCGACTGCCAGCTGCGGTGCGTGAGACCCACGAAGTTTTACACCAAG GCCCTGGGTGGAGTCCACAAGGTCACTCACACTCAGCATCGCCTAAGAGGAGAGCAGTGA
- the LOC101605181 gene encoding WAP four-disulfide core domain protein 15A isoform X4 has translation MRLGRPSLFAATILLCFHVTQPGIPSMVTPKRGLCPHFSLACPTLHPPLCWQDTECQGFDKCCFIDCQLRCVRPTKFYTKVRRFHQTWRR, from the exons atgcggcTGGGCCGGCCCTCGCTCTTCGCCGCGACCATCCTCCTCTGCTTCCACGTGACGCAGCCTGGAATCCCAAGCATGG TTACCCCCAAACGTGGGCTTTGTCCGCATTTTTCACTTGCCTGTCCTACACTCCATCCACCTTTGTGCTGGCAAGATACAGAATGCCAGGGGTTCGACAAGTGCTGCTTCATCGACTGCCAGCTGCGGTGCGTGAGACCCACGAAGTTTTACACCAAG GTGAGAAGGTTTCACCAAACCTGGAGAAGATAG